One Marinibacterium anthonyi genomic region harbors:
- the thyX gene encoding Thymidylate synthase ThyX — MALSSDQLAEIADLRSQRQDTLRAVAPGMEAHLYEAKPVLDHGFVRVVDYMGDDAAICQAARVSYGKGTKSVQNDEGLIRYLMRHWHSTPFEMCEVKLHVKLPVFVARQWIRHRTANVNEYSARYSILDREFYIPAPEHVAAQSEVNNQGRGAVLEGDAAAQVLEVLKTDSMRAYDNYEAMIAEQGLARELARMNLPANIYTQWYWKVDLHNLFHFLRLRADSHAQYEIRVYAEEICKIVADWVPFAYGAFEEYRLGAETLSATALECVRRMLKGEAVTQETSGLTKREWRELEAVLKG; from the coding sequence ATGGCCCTGTCGTCTGACCAGCTTGCCGAAATCGCCGACCTGCGCAGCCAGCGGCAGGACACCCTGCGCGCCGTCGCCCCGGGGATGGAGGCGCATCTTTATGAAGCCAAGCCGGTGCTGGATCATGGTTTTGTCCGGGTGGTCGATTACATGGGCGACGACGCGGCGATCTGCCAGGCGGCGCGGGTATCCTATGGCAAGGGCACCAAGTCGGTGCAGAACGACGAGGGGCTGATCCGCTACCTGATGCGGCACTGGCATTCGACACCCTTCGAGATGTGCGAGGTCAAGCTGCACGTGAAGCTGCCGGTCTTCGTGGCGCGGCAGTGGATCCGCCACCGCACCGCCAACGTGAACGAATATTCGGCGCGCTATTCGATCCTGGACCGCGAATTCTATATCCCCGCGCCCGAGCATGTCGCGGCGCAGTCCGAGGTGAACAACCAGGGGCGGGGCGCGGTGCTGGAAGGCGATGCGGCGGCGCAGGTGCTGGAGGTTCTGAAGACCGACAGCATGCGGGCCTACGACAATTACGAGGCGATGATCGCCGAACAGGGGCTGGCGCGCGAATTGGCGCGGATGAACCTGCCGGCGAACATCTACACCCAGTGGTACTGGAAGGTGGACCTGCACAACCTGTTCCACTTCCTGCGGCTGCGCGCGGATTCCCATGCGCAATACGAAATCCGGGTCTATGCCGAGGAGATCTGCAAGATCGTCGCCGACTGGGTGCCTTTTGCCTATGGCGCGTTCGAGGAATACCGGCTGGGCGCCGAGACGCTGAGCGCCACGGCGCTGGAGTGCGTGCGGCGGATGCTGAAGGGCGAGGCGGTGACGCAGGAGACGTCCGGTCTGACCAAGCGCGAATGGCGCGAGCTTGAGGCCGTGCTGAAGGGCTAG